A single Lycorma delicatula isolate Av1 chromosome 12, ASM4794821v1, whole genome shotgun sequence DNA region contains:
- the LOC142333329 gene encoding cytochrome P450 4C1-like has protein sequence MSKDEYYKKLEDGGKLAFLDLMLGNGMTDNELRDETMTIIIGGQETTATELSYALLLIAMHPDVQELVHEELDYIFGNNKYTEPGLYDLNKLEYLERVIKESMRLFPALPAIGRQLEEDVKVGDFVVPKGTDIGIFIYETHRDPDHWKDPGKFNPDNFLPENCRTRHPYSYMPFSAGLRNCIGQKYGMLQMKTVLSTLLRRYNIQPGPEHSTVDKIDVIMTTTLKSKKGFNVIFNLFFFCLQSFDCLDAESSGKKVQ, from the exons ATGAGCAAGgatgagtattataaaaaattag AAGATGGTGGTAAATTGGCATTCTTAGATTTGATGTTAGGTAATGGAATGACTGATAATGAATTGCGAGATGAAACAATGACTATTATAATTGGTGGCCAAGAAACTACAGCTACTGAATTGAGTTATGCACTTTTATTAATCGCCATGCATCCAGATGTACAAGAAttg GTTCATGAAGAGCTAGATTATATATTTGGTAATAATAAGTACACAGAACCAGGCCTATATGatcttaataaattagaatatttagaacGGGTTATAAAAGAGTCTATGAGATTATTTCCAGCATTACCAGCTATTGGTAGACAATTAGAAGAGGACGTAAAAGTGGGCGATTTTGTAGTTCCTAaag GTACTGATAtaggtatatttatatatgaaacacATCGTGATCCAGATCACTGGAAAGATCCTGGTAAATTTAACCCGGATAATTTTCTTCCAGAAAATTGTCGAACAAGACATCCATATTCATATATGCCATTTTCAGCAGGTTTAAGAAATTGTATAGGACAAAAATATGGTATGTTACAAATGAAGACTGTTTTATCTACACTTTTGCGACGATATAATATACAACCAGGGCCTGAACATAGTACCGTagataaaattgatgtaataatgaCAACCACATTAAAATCTAAGAAAGGATTTAATgtgatatttaatcttttttttttttgtcttcagtcatttgactg TTTAGATGCGGAAAGCTCAGGGAAAAAGGTTCAGTGA
- the LOC142333330 gene encoding ras-related C3 botulinum toxin substrate 3-like yields the protein MEQNGNIIDLAIDSMSQKLFWTVGYSIKYINLENSMPPQAGIVLYKSESDMPCGLAVDICHRVVIKDKFENVCMIVWMSNLIKKLHLYLVVCEKHFLSLTNCFLLCFSVDNRSSYENVTTKWYPELKHHCPHTPIILVATKTDLRCASDSPMVTYSEGKKLQRKIKAVKYMECSALENNGLTEIFTESVRASIKKHPSKTRNCNVF from the exons ATGG aacaaaATGGAAATATAATTGATTTGGCTATTGATTCTATGTCTCAAAAATTATTCTGGACTGTTGGTTatagtataaaatacataaatttggaGAACTCCATGCCACCTCAGGCTggtattgttttatataagtcTGAATCAGATATGCCGTGCGGACTAGCTGTCGATATATGTCATAG GGTTGTTATAaaggataaatttgaaaatgtttgtatGATTGTTTGGAtgtcaaatttgataaaaaagttaCATCTGTATTTAGTAGTTTGTGAGAAACACTTTTTAAGTCTT acaAATTGTTTCTTACTGTGCTTCTCTGTTGATAATCGAAGTTCGTATGAAAATGTTACTACAAAATGGTATCCAGAACTAAAGCATCATTGTCCACATACCCCTATTATACTAGTAG ctacCAAAACAGACTTACGTTGTGCATCAGACTCTCCAATGGTAACATACTCTGAAGGCAAAAAACTTCAACGTAAAATAAAAGCTGTGAAATATATGGAATGCTCTGCTTTAGAAAATAATGGTTTGACTGAAATATTTACAGAGTCTGTAAGGGCATCGATTAAAAAACATCCATCTAAAACAAGAAATTGCaacgtattttaa